A stretch of DNA from Parvularcula bermudensis HTCC2503:
GCTCGCTTCGAAGATCAGCGGCCAGGGCCCAAGGCCGATCAAAATTTGGCCGAGCAATGGCGCCATTAGCGGCACCGCCATGAACACCATCATGACGAGCGACATCGTCTTCGCCATTTGCCGCCCCTGATACCGGTCCCGGACAATGGCGAGGGCGGAGACCCGCAACGCCGCCGCCGTCAGGCCCTGGGCACAGCGCGCCGCAAGGAGATGGGAAAAGTCCGAGGCGGAGGCGGCAAGACCGTTCGCCACGGCAAACAGCCCCAGCGCGATGAGCAAGAGCGGCCGGCGCCCGAAACGATCGGACACCGGGCCAAGAACCAATTGTCCGCAACCGAAGCTGAAGATGTAGATCGTGATAATCAGTTGGATCGCATTGCCATCGGATTGATCGAGCGACTCGCCAATCAGCCCCAGGGCCGGCAGCACAATATCGATCGACAGCGCGTTCATCGCCATCAAAATGGCGACCAGCGAGACGAACTCTCCCTGAGGAGGCCAATTGATCAGGGAGGGCGCTGACGACGACCTCGGCGCATTACTATCCATGCGATGCCGCTAGCCCCACAGATCCCCGCCGACAAGCGACTTCTACGTGCTCGATGAGCACCGGCCCCGCGCGCCGGACCGAGGCGAATTGAACGCCCAAGCCCCCTTACGCGTTACGCCCCCAATAAGGAGAAATCGTGATGAGCAAAACCTATAATAAGGGCACAACCGTTGAGTGGGAGTGGGGAAACGGGACAGCGAAGGGCGAGGTCCAGGAGAGCTTTACCGAAGAAGTCGAACGTCAGATCGATGGCAATAGCGTCAAGCGCAATGCCGATCAGGACAACCCGGCCTACATGATCGAGCAGTCCGATGGCAGTCGCGTGCTGAAAAGCCATTCCGAACTCCGGAAAGCCTGAGCCCTTCATCAAAACACGATATGGGTCTGACAACCTCGACCAATATCGACGCAGTCCAAGGACCGATCGGAGTTGCCAAAGCGATAGGCGCGAGCGCATGTTGGGGGCTCGGTAGAATAGAGCTTTAATAAATGTCCGCAGCCGCCCCCGTCGCCCGTATCCTCTCCACCGGCCTTTTCACGCCGCCCCACCGGGTATCCAACGAAGAATTGGTCGAAGCCTATAATGCGTGGGCGGAGAGGTGGAATGCAAACCATCCCGACAATCAAAAACCACTCTCTTCCGCCGAGTTCATCGAGAAAGCATCCGGTATCAAATCCCGTTTCGTCTTGGACAAGGTAGGGATGCTCGATATTGATCGCATGCGTCCTTCCCTCCCCACACGGAGCAATGAAGAGCTTTCGATCATGGCCGAGATCGCCGTCGCCGCCGCCAAGGAGGCGATGGAGGCGGCGGATCTAGGTCCCCAGGATATCGATGCTGTCCTTTGCGCGGCATCGAACATGCAGCGCCCCTATCCCGCCATGGCCGTTGAGATCCAAAATGCTCTCGGGATCGAGGGATATGGGTTCGACATGAACGTCGCCTGCGCCAGTGCCGCCTTCGGTATTCAAACGGCGATCGGCCTTCTCTCCACCGGCGCCCGCCGGGTCCTGATGGTCAATCCTGAGATCTGTACGGGCCATATCAATTTCCGCGACCGCGACGGACACTTCATCTTCGGTGACGTGGCAACCGCCGTCATTCTTGGCCACCCCGAGGAGGACGGCGCCTGGAACGCCTTCGATGTGCTCGACACACGACTGAAGACCGTCTTTTCCAATAATATTCGCAACAATATGGGATTTTTAGATCCCTCCACAGACAAAATTATCGAATGGGACGATCCTGAGACGGACCGGCTTTTCAAGCAAAATGGCCGATCGGTGTTTAAGGAGGTCATTCCGATGGTCGCCGAGATGATTTGTCAGCACCTTGACGACAATGACATCGCCACGGCGGCGATCAAGCGCCTGTGGTTGCACCAGGCGAACCTGAATATGAATGTCCTGATCGCCAAAAAAGTTCTGGGGCGCGAAGCCACGCCGGAGGAAAACCCCACCGTGCTGGACGAGTACGCCAATACCTCTTCTGCGGGGTCGATTATCGCCTTTCACAAGCATCGCGATGGCCTCGCCGCCGGGGATATCGGGGTCGTCTCGGGATTTGGCGCGGGCTATTCCGCCGGCTCCATCATCGTCAGGAAGAGCTAAGCGCGTCTTCGACCGGCCCTTTAAAGCTCTTATCGGGGAGAAACTCGACTGTCTGTCGCGGAAAGGCGAAGGTGATATCGCGCTCACCGAAGACGTCGACGATCCGACGATTGACCATGCTGATATGGTCAAGATAGGTGAACCACCCTCTTTCCGTATCGCGCTGAACGGCCGGCGCCGCAAGATCGTCCGCCCGCCCCTCATCCATGAAATAATAATGATAGATCCGCAGACTGAGCCATGATTCTTCAAAGCCATAAAAGCTGATATGCGGGTCGGCGTCGCGCCCCTGAGCCCTGGCATCGGCCATGACTTCGTCTGAGGTCAGGATATCATTTAGCGCTTCGACGGCCCGGTCGAGTTCCGCTGTGTCGGGACGATAAGGAAGCGCAAGGCTCATCTCCCGCCGAATGAAGCCGCGTGCCGAGAGATTTTCAACCTCCCTGTCGATGAAGAGCATATTGGGAATAGTGACGATATTCCCGTGAAGATCCCTCAACTTGGTCGCCTGTAATTTGATGTCCTCCACCACCCCCCAATGTTTATCCATCCGTCCCCCGAACTGGATCCAATCCCCGATAAAGAATGGCCGGTTGAGAAAGATCGTCACCGCCCCGAATAAATTCTTCACCGAATCCTGCGCAGCGAGACCCAGGGCGAGTCCCACCACCCCAAATCCGAGGATCAGCGCACCAACATTGACGCCCAGCACATTCTCCAAAACGAAGATGAGAAATATTGTAATCACCACAGTACGGAGGATACGACGAACGATCGTCACGACCATGCGATCATAATGGCCAGATCCCGTCTTTTGGATATTACGATGGGCAAAGGCGGTGATCGTATCGATGCCTGAGATCACCAGCATGGCAAAGGCGGTCAACAGGAGGAAGCGCGGCAACTCGTATTTCAACGGCAGAAACACAGGCCCAAGGGTCAAGAATCCCATGGCGATGGCAAAGGCCACCGTGAAGACGAATATCCCTAAGGTAATGCCGAGCCCGTTGAGGGTCATCGCCACCATGCCATGATCCTGTCGGCGGCTCCTTAGGCTCAACCAACGGACACCGCGATGGATCCCGATCCCGGCAAGTACGCCGAGGCCCGTCGTCGCCAAGAACAAAAACCATCCCCGCACGCCCGTCTCTTCGACCAGCGGACTGAAAGCCCGGATGAAATAGGCACCGCCATCATCCTCCCCATAGCGGGGCGGGAGCGGTTCCATCGCCTCCGACAGCGCCTCAAGCCCGCTGAGGGTGGCTTCAGAGAACAGCCACGTCCCCTCCCCATATCGCTGCACGGCAATTTCGCTGTTCGCTGGAGGCGCGGTGTCGAGAGCGCGCCACACCCAAATATGATCGGAGCCGCGAGGAAAATATTCAAAGCGCGTATCTCCCGACTGCTGCACCCCCTCACCGCCCGGGAGGGTGACGGGAGAGACAGGCCCCAAGCGCAAGAACACACCATAGAGCCGGACAGCGTCGGTGCGCGGCGTGCCGGGCGGAAAACACGCCATGGCCCGCTCAAAGCCGAGATCGACATAACCGCGCCCCACCAAATCCATGGCATTGAGAAATGTCATGACCGTCGCCCGCGGGCTGTCCTGGCCGTTGAACCGCGGATCGTCGATCGGGTCGCGCTTTTCGGTGGTTTGGATCTTGCCGATCAGCAATTTGCTGCCGGAGCCGAGGGCATCGAGCATATCCCGCGCGACCCCGCCCGAATGCCCTTCGGGATAGGCGCCTGTCCCCTCGTCCTGCCCCCCCATTCCAGGTTGGGCCGCCGCAATGCCGCCCCAGAGGACGGCGATCATGAAGAGCCGCCATAATGACATGCGCCCACCTCTCTCGCCTTGTCGTCGAAGGACGATAGGGCGCCCTGTGAAAATGTCGCGCCGCGATCGGGGAAAAGCCCCCCGATGACCTTGCCGCATCAATGCGGTAAGCCCCGACCATGCCCCAATTGACGAACCCGCCGCGGGCCTGGCAGCGGATGTTGTCCGGTCGACGCCTCGACATTCTCGACCCCTCCCCCCTCGATATCGAGATCGAAGATATCGCCCATGGGCTGGCACGGGTGGCCAGATGGAACGGACAGACCACCGGGGCCCTGCCCTTTAATGTCGCGCAACACAGCGTCATCGTGGCTGATTTTTGCACTGAGCTTTCACCGCAATGGCCGCGGGAATGGCGGCTGGCGGCCCTGCTCCATGATGCGCCGGAATATGTAATCGGCGATATGATTTCGCCGTTCAAATCCGCTCTCGGTGAGCATTATCGGCGCGTCGAACGCGGGCTACAGCAGGCCATTCACCTCAGATTCGGTCTGCCCGCCATTCTACCGGAGCGAGTCGAAAAGCTCATCAAAAAGGCCGACCGTGCCTGTGCCTTCTTCGAAGCGACCCAGATTGCCGGTTTCGAAGAAGAAGAGGCGCGCCGCCTCTTCCCGGTGCCCCAAGCGGTCTCGCCCCTCAACATCACCGCCATGACGGCGAGCGAGTCGCAGCAGCTTTTCCTTGAGCGGTTCACCGCCCTTATCGAAGAAGAAGCGGCTTAGGGGGGCTCCCCCCCACGGCGAAGTGGTCGACAGATTTGGTGAAATCCCGGCCTTTCGCCGAAGGAGCCTTGGAATAGGAGGAGAGAAAATGATCCGCCATCCGAGCGTCTGGATCAGTATATATCGCCTTACCCCCACAGCCCGCTGAGAAGAAGATTGTCGCTGACCCTAGCCCCCCCTACACTCGATAGTGTATCGGTCACCGCTCGCTAGGAGCGAATTACACGGAGCGGTTTCACCAGTGCCAGAACCTCGGCTGGTCATCGGCCTCAACGCGGTGTTGTCCGCGCTGGACGGCACCGCGCCAAAAGTCTTGTGCGTGGAGCGGGCGCTTGGCCCCTCCCTTCCCTTCGGTCGGTTCGACCCGGATCGACACCGCACCTTCGAAATCGGTCTGCGCGAATTCATCGAGCGACAAGCCGATGTGCCCGTCGGCTATGTCGAGCAGCTCTATACCTTCGGCGATATGGGGCGGGAGGCGCCCCGCGCGCGCATGAAAGACGGCACCCCGTCGGACCGGGTGGTGTCGGTGGGGTATCTCGGTCTGGCCCCTGAAATTACGGAACCGGCGATCGAACGCGCGAGCTGGTGTCATTGGTACACTTATTTTCCGTGGGAAGACCTTAGAAACGGTCCCTCAAAACTCCTGACAGAGGATCTGATCCCGGCCCTGCTCGACTGGGCGGGCCAACGGCCCGGCGACCGGATGCGGGTGGATGCGGCCTTCGGCCTCGGCGATGCGCCATGGGAGGAGGAGCGGGTGCTCGATCGCTATGAGCTCATGTATGAGGCCCGTCTCGTCGAAGAAGCCGCCCGCGATGTGTTCGGCGAGGGGGACGGCGAACGGGAGCCCTCCCCCGGCCGCTATGGTCAACCGATGATGTCAGACCATCGGCGCATCCTGGCAACGGCGATCGATCGGTTGCGCGGCAAACTCAGATACCGCCCCATTGTCTTTCAGATGGTTCCCCCGGTGTTCACCCTCACAGATCTCCAAAGGGCGGTAGAGGCCATTCTCGGTTTTCCCCTCCACAAGCAGAATTTCCGCCGCTCGGTCGAAGCGGTTGGTCTGGCCGAAAAAACCGGCGAGGTGACCGGCTCCACCGGTGGCCGGCCGGCCGCCCTCTATCGGGCCAGTCGCCTCGCCCTGCAGAAGCACGGCCCGGGGCTCCCCCTCCCCCGTTTTCGGCCCAAATGCTAATCTAACGCCGCAAGGGCCGGCGGCGCCTTTGCCGCAGTAAGGGAATGGAAACTTCCAGCGGTCAAAGGCGTTTGCCTTTTGCTCTTGAAGGGCATAAGTTCACTGCACATATACTCGTAATGAGTAAAAGGGGCTGATGCTAAGTCTCTGACTCGAAGGGAGAGATAATAATGGCCGCCCATGGATTTGATGGCGAAATTCCCCTGACCTTTACAGACGAGGTGCGCCGAAAGACGGACCCTCTTTATCCCCAAGTGGCGAAATTCATGCCGCGTATGGAGTGGGAACTGCACGCGCCGATCATCGCGAGGATCAATGACCTCAAAGCGCAAAAGAACGCCGTGATTCTCGCCCATAATTACATGACGCCGGACATCTTTTTCGCCGTCGGCGATTTCCGAGGCGACAGCCTGCAATTAGCCAGGGAGGCCGCGGCCACCGACGCCGACATAATTGTGCAGGCCGGGGTCCACTTCATGGCGGAAACCTCTAAAATTCTCGCCCCGGAAAAGACGGTGCTCATCCCCTCGCTGGAGGCGGGGTGCTCGCTTGCCTCCTCGATCACCGGCGCGGATGTGCGGCTCTTGAAAGAGCGCTATCCGGGAACGCCGGTCGTCACCTATGTGAACACCACGGCGGACGTGAAGGCGGAGACGGATATTTGCTGCACCTCGTCGAACGCCGTCCAGGTCGTCGAACATATCTGCGCCGAATTCGGCACCGACCAGGTCATCCTCATCCCCGATCAGTATCTTGCCAAGAATGTTGCGGCGATGACCGACAAAAAGGTGATCACCTGGGCCGGGGCGTGTGAGGTCCATGAGCGCTTTACCGCCGAGGACATTCGCGAAATACGCGCCGGCAAGCCGGGCGTGATCGTCCTGGCGCACCCCGAATGCCCCCCCGACGTCTTGGCCGAGGCGGATTTCGCCGGGTCGACCGCCGCCATGTCGGGCTATGTGTCGAAGAACAAGCCCAAAGACGTCGTGCTGATCACCGAATGTTCGATGTCGGACAATGTGGCAGCGGAAAATCCCGATGTCGCCTTTGTTCGTCCGTGCAATCTTTGCCCTCACATGAAGCGGATCAGCTTGGAGGGAATTTTGCGCTCACTGGAATCCGGCGAGCATGAGGTGACCGTCGACCCTGTCATTGCGCAGCGGGCCCGCGCCGCGGTGGAACGAATGATCGATCTTCCCCTCACAGGCTCCGTCTCAAACTATTCGGTGACGACCAGCGGCGCCGATGTGATCGCCGTCGAACAGCGTTGAGACCGTCGTGAGTTCCGCTGCCCCGCCGGGCCGGATTATCATCGTTGGGGCCGGCATCGCCGGGTTGGCGGCCGCCGTCAGCTTGGCCCCCTCTCCGGTCACCCTGGTCACCGCCGGGGAAATCGGCCATGGCGGCTCCTCCGCATGGGCCCAGGGGGGATTGGCGGCGGCTCTGTCCCCTGACGATTCGCCTGAGGAGCATCTCCAGGACACCCTGTCGGCGGGTGCAGGATTGGTCGACCCCGACGCGGCGCGCCTCTTGTGTGAGGAGGCCCCGGGAGCCGTCCACTGGCTCGCCGAGCTGGGCGTCCCCTTCGATCGTGAAAAGGACGGACGCTTTCGACTTGGACGAGAGGCGGCCCATCATCGCCACCGTATCGCCCATGTCGGCGGTGACGAAGCCGGCGCCGCGGTGATCGATGCTTTGACCCATGCCGCGCAAAACACCCCCTCGATCACAATCCACGAACGATGCGTCGTCCATAAATTACTGGTCGATGAAGACGGCGTGACGGGGGTTATGGCGCGCGATATTACCGCCGGAGAGAACCGCCTACTGCCCGCCGATCACGTCATCTTCGCCCTTGGCGGGG
This window harbors:
- a CDS encoding mechanosensitive ion channel family protein, with product MSLWRLFMIAVLWGGIAAAQPGMGGQDEGTGAYPEGHSGGVARDMLDALGSGSKLLIGKIQTTEKRDPIDDPRFNGQDSPRATVMTFLNAMDLVGRGYVDLGFERAMACFPPGTPRTDAVRLYGVFLRLGPVSPVTLPGGEGVQQSGDTRFEYFPRGSDHIWVWRALDTAPPANSEIAVQRYGEGTWLFSEATLSGLEALSEAMEPLPPRYGEDDGGAYFIRAFSPLVEETGVRGWFLFLATTGLGVLAGIGIHRGVRWLSLRSRRQDHGMVAMTLNGLGITLGIFVFTVAFAIAMGFLTLGPVFLPLKYELPRFLLLTAFAMLVISGIDTITAFAHRNIQKTGSGHYDRMVVTIVRRILRTVVITIFLIFVLENVLGVNVGALILGFGVVGLALGLAAQDSVKNLFGAVTIFLNRPFFIGDWIQFGGRMDKHWGVVEDIKLQATKLRDLHGNIVTIPNMLFIDREVENLSARGFIRREMSLALPYRPDTAELDRAVEALNDILTSDEVMADARAQGRDADPHISFYGFEESWLSLRIYHYYFMDEGRADDLAAPAVQRDTERGWFTYLDHISMVNRRIVDVFGERDITFAFPRQTVEFLPDKSFKGPVEDALSSS
- a CDS encoding beta-ketoacyl-ACP synthase III — encoded protein: MSAAAPVARILSTGLFTPPHRVSNEELVEAYNAWAERWNANHPDNQKPLSSAEFIEKASGIKSRFVLDKVGMLDIDRMRPSLPTRSNEELSIMAEIAVAAAKEAMEAADLGPQDIDAVLCAASNMQRPYPAMAVEIQNALGIEGYGFDMNVACASAAFGIQTAIGLLSTGARRVLMVNPEICTGHINFRDRDGHFIFGDVATAVILGHPEEDGAWNAFDVLDTRLKTVFSNNIRNNMGFLDPSTDKIIEWDDPETDRLFKQNGRSVFKEVIPMVAEMICQHLDDNDIATAAIKRLWLHQANLNMNVLIAKKVLGREATPEENPTVLDEYANTSSAGSIIAFHKHRDGLAAGDIGVVSGFGAGYSAGSIIVRKS
- a CDS encoding DUF2945 domain-containing protein, with amino-acid sequence MSKTYNKGTTVEWEWGNGTAKGEVQESFTEEVERQIDGNSVKRNADQDNPAYMIEQSDGSRVLKSHSELRKA
- a CDS encoding YfbR-like 5'-deoxynucleotidase, whose amino-acid sequence is MPQLTNPPRAWQRMLSGRRLDILDPSPLDIEIEDIAHGLARVARWNGQTTGALPFNVAQHSVIVADFCTELSPQWPREWRLAALLHDAPEYVIGDMISPFKSALGEHYRRVERGLQQAIHLRFGLPAILPERVEKLIKKADRACAFFEATQIAGFEEEEARRLFPVPQAVSPLNITAMTASESQQLFLERFTALIEEEAA
- the nadA gene encoding quinolinate synthase NadA produces the protein MAAHGFDGEIPLTFTDEVRRKTDPLYPQVAKFMPRMEWELHAPIIARINDLKAQKNAVILAHNYMTPDIFFAVGDFRGDSLQLAREAAATDADIIVQAGVHFMAETSKILAPEKTVLIPSLEAGCSLASSITGADVRLLKERYPGTPVVTYVNTTADVKAETDICCTSSNAVQVVEHICAEFGTDQVILIPDQYLAKNVAAMTDKKVITWAGACEVHERFTAEDIREIRAGKPGVIVLAHPECPPDVLAEADFAGSTAAMSGYVSKNKPKDVVLITECSMSDNVAAENPDVAFVRPCNLCPHMKRISLEGILRSLESGEHEVTVDPVIAQRARAAVERMIDLPLTGSVSNYSVTTSGADVIAVEQR
- a CDS encoding NUDIX hydrolase, translated to MPEPRLVIGLNAVLSALDGTAPKVLCVERALGPSLPFGRFDPDRHRTFEIGLREFIERQADVPVGYVEQLYTFGDMGREAPRARMKDGTPSDRVVSVGYLGLAPEITEPAIERASWCHWYTYFPWEDLRNGPSKLLTEDLIPALLDWAGQRPGDRMRVDAAFGLGDAPWEEERVLDRYELMYEARLVEEAARDVFGEGDGEREPSPGRYGQPMMSDHRRILATAIDRLRGKLRYRPIVFQMVPPVFTLTDLQRAVEAILGFPLHKQNFRRSVEAVGLAEKTGEVTGSTGGRPAALYRASRLALQKHGPGLPLPRFRPKC